In a single window of the Haliaeetus albicilla chromosome 25, bHalAlb1.1, whole genome shotgun sequence genome:
- the C25H2orf49 gene encoding ashwin, protein MAAQGRERVGGGKEERGSGRPDSELLLHPELLSEEFLLLTLEQKNILVENDVKMDKDGLTNLYIQHAIPLPQRDLPKSRWGKMMEKKRQQNELKSENKSVTTVEGLRKRPLIVFDGNSTSTSIKVKKTENGAADRLKPPPAGSTTNTVRRLSVPSNASTYVSASSLSEDTKLGMRNNEAKQNNVSKTNSSVLASLKAYPLSPVAGTTVVKLKRAVPKEESDLPNDLKPTEAKKKIQHVTWP, encoded by the exons atGGCGGCGCAGGGAAGGGAGCGGGTGGGCGGCGGTAAGGAGGAGCGGGGATCGGGGCGTCCGGACtcggagctgctgctgcacccgGAGCTGCTCTCGGAGGAGTTCCTGCtcctcacgctggagcag AAAAATATACTAGTCGAAAATGATGTAAAGATGGACAAAGATGGTCTCACTAATCTCTATATTCAACATGCCATTCCCCTGCCTCAGCGTGACTTACCAAAAAGTAGATGGGGGaaaatgatggaaaagaaaagacagcaaaatgaGTTGAAAAGTGAGAATAAAAG tgttaCAACAGTGGAAGGTTTAAGGAAACGGCCACTAATTGTGTTTGATGGCAATTCAACGAGTACAAGCATAAAGGTGAAGAAGACAGAGAATGGAGCTGCTGATCGCCTAAAACCTCCTCCAGCTGGAAGCACCACCAACACTGTTAGAAGATTATCAGTTCCTTCAAATGCCTCAACATACGTTTCAGCCTCCAGTTTATCAGAGGACACTAAACTGGGAATGAGGAATAATGAGGCTAAGCAGAACAATGTTTCAAAGACTAACAGCAGTGTGTTGGCTAGTCTGAAGGCGTACCCTTTGTCTCCAGTAGCAGGAACTACTGTTGTGAAGTTAAAGAGAGCTGTTCCAAAAGAAGAATCTGATTTGCCG AATGACCTAAAACCTACggaagcaaagaagaaaatccagcATGTTACATGGCCGTGA